A genomic stretch from Methanomassiliicoccales archaeon includes:
- the asd gene encoding aspartate-semialdehyde dehydrogenase has product MDKIDVAVLGATGMIGQRFVQLLEDHPFFEIKGLYASERSEGKRLAEVLKLKDYTFKEETLEMIVEQIDVDKIAKDVRLAFSGLPSDIAKEYEASLASRGVAVFSNAASHRMRDDVPLLIPEVNPDHLALIEKQQTYRNGGFIVTNPNCSTTGLALPLKAIEDAFGIDLVVVSTYQAVSGAGYPGVPSLDILGNIIPFIKNEEEKMESEILKLLGKLTDRGVKFADFEVLANCARVPVIDGHLESVTLRLKTDPTPEEFRSALERFTSEAQRLNLPTVPRVPIIVRSEMDRPQPLMDVYAGEPRRARGMVVTVGRIRKKNNYYKMFILSHNTIRGGAGGSVSNAELAYAKKMLF; this is encoded by the coding sequence ATGGACAAAATCGATGTTGCCGTGCTTGGTGCGACGGGTATGATAGGTCAGCGATTTGTTCAGCTTTTAGAAGACCATCCATTTTTCGAAATCAAAGGGCTCTATGCATCGGAACGCTCGGAGGGCAAAAGGCTTGCTGAGGTGTTAAAGCTAAAAGATTATACTTTCAAAGAAGAAACCCTCGAGATGATCGTCGAGCAGATTGATGTTGACAAAATCGCAAAGGACGTGAGATTAGCATTCAGCGGGCTTCCGAGCGATATTGCAAAGGAGTACGAGGCTTCCCTCGCTTCGAGAGGTGTTGCCGTCTTCTCCAATGCCGCTTCTCATAGAATGAGGGATGATGTACCTCTTCTAATTCCGGAAGTCAACCCAGATCATCTTGCGTTGATTGAAAAGCAGCAAACCTACAGGAATGGCGGTTTCATCGTGACAAATCCGAATTGTTCGACGACTGGTCTTGCCCTTCCGCTCAAAGCGATCGAAGATGCGTTTGGCATAGATTTGGTTGTGGTTTCCACTTACCAGGCGGTTTCCGGCGCTGGATACCCCGGAGTTCCTTCACTCGACATCCTCGGGAACATTATCCCTTTCATCAAGAATGAAGAAGAAAAAATGGAGAGTGAAATCCTCAAACTTCTCGGAAAACTGACAGATCGAGGCGTCAAATTCGCTGATTTTGAGGTCCTCGCGAATTGCGCGAGAGTGCCAGTTATCGATGGCCACCTGGAATCAGTGACACTCAGGTTGAAAACGGACCCAACACCGGAAGAATTCAGAAGCGCCCTCGAAAGGTTTACGAGTGAGGCGCAGCGACTTAACCTTCCGACAGTTCCGCGTGTTCCTATTATTGTAAGATCCGAAATGGACAGACCTCAGCCATTGATGGACGTTTATGCGGGAGAGCCTCGAAGAGCAAGAGGAATGGTTGTAACGGTTGGAAGAATTCGAAAAAAGAATAATTATTACAAGATGTTCATCCTTTCACATAATACCATCAGGGGTGGTGCAGGCGGATCAGTCTCAAATGCCGAGCTCGCGTATGCGAAGAAAATGCTTTTCTGA
- a CDS encoding prephenate dehydrogenase/arogenate dehydrogenase family protein, whose translation MTDRLEQLRQRIEEIDNGIMKLITERIEIGKEIGRIKLENAMPLRNKEIEEKVISRYINWASKIGISENSARNLSSILIDETIEAQYRMIKSEKSSNVLVIGGAGKMGNWLCRYLAAKGHRVIIHDKIRSELFPFVERIDDVVCNMDFVIIATPISTIENCLKEIIAKEPKGVIFDISSIKTPIINSLKDAAKRGYAICSVHPMFGPNTNSIWDKNIIVCDCGSKEAVEAAVDLIGRSTTRIIRMPIDEHDRLMAYVLGMSHALNIAFINTLTRSGYSMEMLKNAASTTFSKQLATSRDVANENAHLYFEIQHFNPYNVMALDQLVQSLDEIKKAGLNDDRSEFLNIMENGRKYLGGE comes from the coding sequence TTGACTGACCGACTTGAACAACTTCGACAGCGGATCGAGGAGATTGATAATGGTATTATGAAACTCATAACCGAGAGAATCGAAATAGGAAAGGAGATTGGGCGCATTAAGCTCGAAAATGCAATGCCTTTGCGAAATAAAGAAATCGAAGAAAAAGTCATTTCGAGATATATTAACTGGGCTTCGAAGATTGGTATCAGCGAAAATTCAGCACGAAATCTATCGTCCATTCTCATCGACGAAACGATCGAGGCACAGTATAGAATGATCAAGAGCGAGAAATCCTCGAACGTGCTCGTGATTGGCGGTGCAGGAAAAATGGGAAACTGGCTTTGTAGATATCTTGCCGCGAAGGGACATCGCGTTATCATTCACGATAAGATCAGGAGCGAGTTGTTTCCCTTTGTTGAGAGAATCGATGATGTCGTATGTAATATGGATTTCGTTATCATCGCAACACCGATCTCAACGATTGAGAATTGCTTAAAGGAAATTATCGCTAAGGAACCAAAGGGGGTCATCTTTGACATCTCCTCGATTAAAACTCCAATCATCAATTCACTCAAAGACGCGGCCAAGAGGGGATACGCCATCTGCAGCGTGCATCCGATGTTTGGACCCAACACGAATTCAATCTGGGATAAGAATATCATCGTCTGCGATTGCGGTTCAAAAGAGGCAGTTGAAGCGGCCGTTGATCTAATTGGAAGGTCAACTACAAGAATTATCAGAATGCCGATTGATGAGCATGATCGGCTAATGGCCTATGTGCTTGGCATGAGTCATGCACTCAATATCGCATTCATCAACACGCTTACAAGAAGCGGATATAGCATGGAAATGTTAAAGAATGCTGCATCAACAACTTTCAGCAAACAGTTGGCCACGAGCAGGGACGTCGCAAATGAAAATGCTCATCTCTATTTTGAAATCCAACACTTCAATCCATATAATGTCATGGCACTTGATCAACTCGTTCAATCGCTCGACGAAATTAAAAAAGCCGGATTGAACGATGATCGAAGCGAATTCCTTAATATCATGGAAAACGGACGCAAGTATTTGGGAGGGGAGTGA
- the aroA gene encoding 3-phosphoshikimate 1-carboxyvinyltransferase: MRLLVRPSRIDGTIPSSPSKSYTHRAMVLAQLADGKSTLRRVLLSGDTIATLHAIQLLGAEVTVEGDICTVKGGEFVCPEDVIDVENSGTTIRLIAGVASLLPCITILTGDESIRRRPMQPLIDALTEMGVYCVSTKGDGRAPLVIRGPNQGKVAHIRGDVSSQFISSLLISSPLKEVDTDIILTTPLKSRPYVEITIEMMKRFGAECFESQEGFHVPGNQEYRPCDYTIPGDYSSAAFPLVAGALAGKVSITGLDLEDRQGDKFILEILEQFGAHVERYPSKITVSAGELEGTDIDMSNSPDLFPIVSVLAAVAKGETKLYNAEHVRLKESDRISTTASFLKSMGAHIEEKKDGCLIRGPSKLRGTIVDSHSDHRILMAAAVAGLVAEGETIITEGKCYEISYPSFLNDMRALGASMELIE; this comes from the coding sequence ATGAGACTTCTTGTTAGACCATCAAGAATCGACGGGACAATCCCGTCTTCGCCCTCAAAAAGTTATACGCACAGAGCGATGGTGCTTGCACAGCTTGCCGATGGCAAATCAACGTTAAGACGGGTTCTGCTGAGTGGTGATACAATCGCGACGCTCCACGCAATCCAGTTGCTTGGTGCCGAGGTGACGGTCGAAGGCGACATCTGCACGGTGAAAGGCGGGGAATTCGTATGTCCTGAGGATGTTATCGATGTTGAGAATTCAGGAACAACGATTAGACTCATCGCTGGCGTCGCGTCGCTATTGCCATGCATCACAATACTGACCGGTGATGAATCAATCCGCCGCAGACCAATGCAGCCATTGATTGATGCATTAACAGAGATGGGAGTCTACTGCGTTTCCACGAAAGGCGATGGTCGAGCACCTCTCGTCATCAGAGGACCAAATCAGGGAAAAGTCGCTCACATCAGGGGTGACGTGAGTTCGCAATTCATTTCATCTCTGCTGATCTCTTCGCCGCTGAAAGAAGTCGATACGGATATCATCTTGACGACGCCCCTAAAGTCCAGACCGTATGTAGAAATTACGATCGAGATGATGAAAAGGTTCGGCGCTGAATGTTTTGAATCGCAAGAGGGCTTCCACGTTCCTGGTAACCAAGAATACAGACCCTGTGATTACACGATACCTGGCGATTATTCCTCCGCTGCTTTTCCGCTTGTTGCGGGAGCGTTGGCTGGTAAGGTATCAATCACAGGCCTTGATCTTGAAGATCGCCAAGGGGATAAGTTCATCCTAGAAATTCTTGAGCAATTTGGAGCGCATGTGGAACGGTATCCTTCGAAGATCACCGTTTCGGCTGGCGAACTTGAAGGAACTGATATCGACATGTCCAATTCGCCAGATCTGTTCCCAATCGTCTCTGTGCTTGCGGCTGTTGCAAAAGGAGAAACAAAGCTTTACAACGCAGAACACGTCCGTCTGAAGGAAAGCGACAGGATCAGCACGACCGCAAGTTTCCTCAAATCGATGGGCGCGCATATCGAAGAGAAGAAGGACGGCTGTTTGATCCGAGGACCGAGCAAATTGCGTGGCACGATTGTCGATTCTCACAGCGACCACAGGATTCTCATGGCAGCGGCCGTAGCGGGCCTCGTTGCAGAAGGTGAAACGATCATCACGGAGGGAAAGTGCTACGAGATCTCGTATCCATCGTTCCTGAATGACATGCGTGCCCTTGGCGCTTCAATGGAGTTGATCGAATGA
- a CDS encoding homocysteine biosynthesis protein translates to MKRTYEEINEKIKKGDVVVMTAEEVIKVVESQGLESATKEIDVVTTGTFGAMCSSGAFLNFGHAEPPIKMQRVWLNGVPAYTGLAAVDAYIGATELKENGDLDYGGAHVIEELIAGKPVHLRATAYGTDCYPRRSIETYISLKTINQAYLYNPRNAYQNYAVATNSSDTTLFTYMGKLLPNYGNATFSSAGQLSPLLKDPLCRTIGIGTRIFIGGAKGFVAWEGTQYNTTVPTKNGVPLRPGRTLAVIGDMKEMSTEFIRALYFHRYGVSLAVGIGVPIPILDQEVMKFASLSDKDLFAPVLDYSLQSRNRKPLKEVSYAELRSGSIELFGKKVKTSSLSSYYKARVIAEKLKKMIEEGEFLISRPVQPLPEERSFKPLDIRSKEEV, encoded by the coding sequence ATGAAAAGAACCTACGAGGAAATTAATGAAAAAATCAAAAAGGGCGACGTCGTGGTAATGACCGCAGAAGAGGTCATTAAGGTTGTCGAAAGCCAGGGGCTAGAAAGTGCGACGAAAGAAATTGATGTAGTCACGACAGGCACTTTCGGCGCCATGTGCTCATCAGGTGCTTTTCTCAACTTCGGTCACGCAGAGCCTCCGATAAAAATGCAGAGAGTGTGGCTCAATGGCGTTCCCGCTTACACAGGACTCGCCGCCGTCGATGCTTACATTGGGGCTACTGAACTCAAGGAAAACGGAGATCTGGATTACGGCGGCGCGCATGTCATCGAGGAATTAATTGCAGGGAAACCCGTTCATCTCAGGGCAACTGCTTACGGAACGGATTGCTATCCTAGGCGTAGCATTGAAACGTACATCTCCCTGAAAACGATCAACCAGGCGTATCTCTATAACCCGAGGAACGCGTATCAGAACTACGCAGTCGCGACGAATTCATCAGATACTACTCTTTTCACGTATATGGGGAAGCTCCTACCGAACTATGGCAATGCAACGTTTAGCAGCGCTGGGCAGCTCTCTCCATTGCTTAAAGATCCGCTCTGCAGAACGATTGGAATAGGCACAAGGATTTTCATTGGCGGGGCAAAAGGATTCGTTGCATGGGAAGGCACACAATACAACACCACGGTTCCGACGAAAAATGGCGTGCCGTTGCGACCTGGAAGGACACTTGCCGTCATTGGTGATATGAAAGAGATGTCAACAGAGTTCATCAGGGCACTTTATTTCCACCGTTACGGCGTTTCGCTTGCTGTTGGCATCGGTGTACCGATTCCTATCTTGGACCAGGAAGTCATGAAATTTGCATCCCTCAGCGACAAGGATCTCTTTGCGCCTGTGCTTGATTATTCACTTCAATCAAGGAACAGAAAGCCACTGAAAGAGGTCAGTTATGCAGAATTGAGAAGCGGGTCGATCGAGCTCTTCGGAAAGAAGGTGAAAACCTCATCCCTTTCAAGTTACTATAAAGCAAGGGTTATCGCAGAGAAGCTGAAGAAGATGATTGAAGAAGGGGAATTCCTGATTTCTAGACCAGTTCAGCCATTGCCAGAGGAGCGATCGTTCAAACCGCTCGACATCAGATCGAAAGAGGAGGTGTGA
- the aroC gene encoding chorismate synthase: protein MNTIGTAFRLTLFGTSHGPCIGCVVDGCPPGLNIDEEMIQKELDLRKPDVEVGTARMEDDRVQILSGVINGITTGAPITLTLINKDVDSSKYEIFRRIPRPGHADYPALMKYGKFHDLRGGGQFSGRMTAAIVAAGAIAKELLRQIEVRIAAYTQSIGKVSDNDEHSFDDILNERLRNSVKAANSGLANLMKKEILNAKEDGDSIGGIVKCVVVGLPVGVGEPFFDTLEGELAKMIFAIPAVKGIEFGAGFRAATMRGSEHNDPYVIEKGRISTLSNNAGGVLGGLSIGMPLVFRVAFKPTASIRKEQRSINIERLEPATLKIEGRHDPCIVPRAVVVVEAATAIVLADLCMRGGFID from the coding sequence ATGAACACGATCGGCACCGCCTTCAGGCTCACCCTTTTCGGGACAAGTCACGGGCCCTGCATCGGATGCGTGGTTGATGGTTGTCCGCCGGGCCTGAATATCGATGAAGAGATGATCCAGAAGGAGCTTGATCTGCGAAAACCTGACGTTGAAGTCGGAACCGCAAGGATGGAAGACGATCGTGTCCAAATCCTTTCTGGTGTTATCAATGGAATCACAACAGGTGCCCCCATCACTCTGACTCTAATCAACAAGGACGTCGACAGCTCGAAATACGAAATCTTCAGAAGAATACCAAGACCAGGGCATGCTGATTACCCTGCCCTGATGAAATACGGAAAATTTCATGATCTTCGGGGCGGAGGCCAATTTTCGGGCCGGATGACGGCTGCAATTGTCGCGGCTGGTGCCATTGCGAAGGAATTGCTTAGGCAGATCGAGGTGAGGATCGCGGCATACACGCAATCGATTGGAAAGGTTAGCGATAACGATGAACATTCCTTTGACGATATTCTCAACGAACGACTAAGGAATTCTGTCAAAGCTGCCAATAGCGGTCTTGCCAACTTGATGAAAAAAGAGATTCTGAATGCAAAGGAAGATGGAGATAGCATAGGCGGTATCGTAAAGTGCGTTGTCGTTGGTCTTCCAGTCGGCGTCGGCGAACCGTTCTTCGATACTCTAGAAGGCGAACTAGCGAAGATGATATTCGCAATCCCAGCCGTCAAAGGCATCGAGTTCGGAGCTGGCTTCAGAGCGGCAACGATGAGAGGTTCGGAGCATAACGATCCCTACGTCATCGAAAAGGGCAGGATCTCAACCCTGTCGAACAATGCTGGTGGCGTTCTAGGAGGGTTATCGATAGGAATGCCGCTTGTGTTCAGAGTGGCATTCAAGCCGACAGCTTCGATCAGAAAAGAGCAGAGGAGCATCAACATCGAGAGGCTCGAACCAGCAACCCTGAAGATCGAGGGAAGACATGACCCCTGCATTGTGCCGAGGGCGGTTGTCGTCGTCGAAGCGGCGACAGCGATCGTCCTTGCGGATCTGTGCATGCGTGGTGGTTTCATTGACTGA
- a CDS encoding 4Fe-4S binding protein — protein sequence MVKKKYLLSFTPAIVNEPLTYKMIKEYDLLVNILRAEVSERGGRLLIEVEGKPSQMNKGISFLKDAGVEVRELNEYVNRDEDRCTDCGACLSICPADAFEMDKQTWKVLFKGDRCIACGLCIDTCPPRAMKLRIW from the coding sequence ATGGTGAAGAAAAAATACCTCCTGAGCTTCACACCCGCGATCGTTAATGAGCCGCTCACGTACAAGATGATCAAGGAATACGACCTCCTGGTCAATATTTTGCGCGCCGAGGTCAGCGAAAGAGGTGGAAGGCTTCTAATTGAAGTTGAGGGGAAACCCTCGCAGATGAACAAAGGAATTTCCTTTTTGAAAGATGCGGGTGTTGAGGTTAGGGAACTGAACGAATACGTGAACAGGGATGAAGATCGTTGCACTGATTGCGGTGCTTGCCTCTCGATTTGTCCAGCCGACGCATTTGAGATGGACAAGCAGACATGGAAAGTGCTTTTCAAAGGAGATCGATGCATCGCATGTGGCCTTTGCATCGATACCTGCCCACCGAGAGCAATGAAATTGCGGATATGGTGA
- a CDS encoding shikimate kinase, producing MRGEAFAHGAATIVNAIATGKGAAFGIGLKTWAEVEIVSEKGVVAEIEGFEHEDPTLIRNCVETVLAHYSPDKELGARVKTRSEIPISRGLKSSSAAANAVILATLKAIGAEYESLEAIKIGTRCAIKAGVSITGALDDACASFFGGVVITDNRNETIIKRGLMPDGLKVLIHVPDFQIRKSRLPLDRIKSMKNIVEFAYERALMGDYFTAMTLNGLAYSAALNVDQDIAVRALSKGAKAAGLSGTGPAIVILIDEEQLDDFLGEFEDVKFIVTDIYNGELCSHEKGDWQ from the coding sequence ATGAGAGGAGAGGCGTTTGCTCACGGCGCCGCAACAATCGTCAACGCGATCGCCACAGGCAAGGGCGCGGCGTTTGGCATTGGACTGAAGACTTGGGCAGAGGTAGAGATTGTTTCGGAGAAAGGAGTTGTCGCGGAGATTGAGGGATTCGAGCACGAGGACCCCACGCTGATCAGAAACTGCGTTGAGACGGTGCTCGCCCATTATTCTCCCGATAAAGAACTTGGGGCAAGGGTGAAAACAAGATCAGAGATTCCGATTTCCAGAGGATTGAAGAGTAGCAGTGCAGCGGCCAATGCTGTCATTTTGGCAACATTGAAAGCGATCGGGGCGGAATACGAAAGCCTTGAAGCGATAAAGATCGGCACTAGGTGTGCAATTAAGGCGGGAGTTTCGATCACAGGCGCACTCGACGATGCCTGCGCTTCCTTTTTCGGCGGAGTTGTGATCACGGACAATCGCAACGAAACGATCATCAAGAGAGGGTTGATGCCTGATGGTTTAAAGGTTCTGATCCATGTGCCAGATTTTCAAATCAGAAAGAGCCGATTGCCGCTTGACAGAATCAAATCGATGAAAAATATCGTGGAATTCGCATACGAACGCGCGCTTATGGGTGATTATTTTACGGCAATGACCCTTAACGGGCTGGCTTATAGCGCTGCACTCAACGTCGATCAGGACATTGCGGTCAGGGCTTTGAGTAAAGGAGCAAAAGCTGCAGGTTTATCTGGAACCGGACCCGCAATTGTTATTCTAATCGATGAGGAACAACTTGATGACTTTCTTGGCGAATTCGAAGATGTGAAGTTTATCGTGACCGATATTTATAATGGAGAGCTGTGTAGTCACGAGAAGGGAGATTGGCAATGA